Genomic segment of Candidatus Cloacimonadota bacterium:
CATTATTTCTTTGTTCTTTATATATCATTCCCCTGAAATGATAAAACCAAGCATTATTTGGTTCAAGCTTGATAGCTTTATTGAAATCTTTTTTTGCATTGGAAAATTCTTTATTGCCCCAATACATTATTCCCCTATTAACATAATTTTTTGGATCATTAGGATTATTTTCGATTTCTTCACTAATTTTTCTTATTGCTGCAAAATCAAACAAATTTTTTTCTTTTTTCATAATAACCCTTTTTATTTTTTAAAATTTACATAATTTATTTATTCCATTTAAATCAAGAATATAAATAAAGGTAATCCAATTATTGGGAATGCACACATAAAAGCACCAATAAACATTATAATTAAACAAGCGAGTAAATCTTTCATTAAACCTCCAGCATATATTACAATAATTGCAGAAGGTGTGCCAATCATTTCAAAATTATTATAATTCATAATATAGTTGGCAGTTAAGAAAAACGATGAAAATGACACGATTACTGTTTCGTAAATATTATTACTTTTCCGCGTCAATATTTTTACTTTTTTAAACATTTTCAAGTAAATTGCATTCTGTGACACAATTCATGCCAAAGGCAGTCAGCGTCTTGATTGTGGTTTCCTTTCGCAAATGAGACATTTGCGTTACAATTCAGGAAACACACAAAATGCCTGTCATTCCCGTGCTTGTCCTCCCTGCTTTTTGGAGGGTAAACGGGAATCCATATTTAATAATAAAGCAACTTCTTTTAGCTGTTTCAAGGGAACCTGCCCTACATTTTCATTTGCAACTTTTTCAATCTTGCTCGGAATGTATGTGGTTCAATGTTTAATAATTTTGCTGCTCTTGTTGCATTTCCATTTGTTTTTTTTAAAGCTGCTTTATAATACCCATTTGGTATTTCATTATCAAAATCAATACCATTATCCGGAATAAATATTTTACTAGTTTCTTTATGCAATTCTATCAAATTCATATTCTTCGCTAATATTCTATTTTCAGAATGAATATACGCAGATTCTAAAACAGAAAATAATTCTCTCACATTCCCTTGCCACTCATAACTATTTATAAGGTTTGTTGCAGATTGTGAAAGTGTTTTATTTAATTTATACTTTTGATTTAATTGTTTGATATAACTTTCAGCAATTAATATTTTATCTGTTCCTCTCTCTCGTAAAGCTGGAAGATGGATATGGTCTCTCACAATTCTATAAAACAAATCTTCACGGAATTTTTCTTCTTTTACTAACTTTTTTATATCTTTATTTGTAGCTGAAATAACTCGCACATCTACTTTTTCATCGCTTCCGCCAACAGGCTGTATAGTTCCTTTATCAAGCACTCTTAATAGTTTCACCTGCATATCAAGTGGAAGGTCACCAATTTCATCAAGGAAAATCGTTCCTTTGTCAGCAAGTTTGAATTTTCCATCTTTATCAGCAATTGCACCTGTAAATGAGCCTTTCTTATGTCCAAAAAATTCACTTTCAAATAATTGTGGACTTATTGCTCCACAATTTACTTTTATGAATGCTTGTTCTTTTCTCGGACTGTTGTAATGAATGGCTTCAGCAACTAATTCCTTTCCAGTGCCACTTTCACCAGAAATAAAAACAGGAATATCATATTGTGCGAGTATTTGAATTTGTTCTTTTATTTTTAGAATATCAGGACATTCGCCAACAATCTCATCATGTTGAAGTTTTAATTGTTTTTTAAAGATTACATTTTCTCTTGCCAGTTTTGTCATTTCCACTTTAATTTCATTTACATTCCGAATCTGGGGAAAATCATCTAAATTAAAATCAACCTCAGAAATTCCTGTTTCTCGTGATACCTGTATCAACTTTGCGTCAATTACCCCACCCTGTTGCAGGAAAATCCAGCAAGCATGCATTGTAGGTGTTCCTGAAGTTAATGAAATCGTATATTCGGGATTAATATTTTCATTTTCTTTTAAAATGGCTCTAACAGCTTTATACATTGCAGGATAGACTGTATTATAATCAGTAGGATTTGCTGACTTTGCTTCTTGATAATGAACTTTTAGATTGGGAAAATGTTTTCTGCAGTATAATAAAATTTCAGAAGCTGGTTTCAAGTATCTATCGTGATTATACAAAATATAGAGCTTATCAAATTCAAGTTTTTTGAGAATGGAGAGAATGGCTCCGGGTTTTTCTTTTATATTACAGTCATTATTCCCAATAAAAGTAAGTAAGATTTTCATAGTAATAAAACTCAATTATTGTTACTTATTTATGTCAAGATAATCGGTTTGTTCGCGTAATGAGCCCTACATTTCATGACAAGACAATGAGGTATGTGTTACTTATCAAAACTAAAGGATGATGGCAATAATTCGGAGATATTTTTTATCATATATTCTTTTTCACTTTTTGCAATTACAATTGGCAAATCCTTGCTGAATTCTGCAATCACCTGACGACATATTCCACAAGGATAGGGGAGATGCTTTCCTTCTGCATAAATTGCTAATGCTTTAAAGTCTTTGAAACCTTCTGAAATAGCTTTAAAGATTGCAACTCTTTCAGCACATATTCCAGCAGGGAAAGAGGCATTTTCAATGTTTGTTCCTGTAAGGATTTTACCTGATTTTGTTAAAAGTGCTGCTCCAACTTTGTAATTTGAATATGGTGAATAAGAGTTTTGAGATACCTTTTTTGCAGATAAGATTAATTCTTGAATAATTTTTCTATCCATTTTTACCTTTCACGGTTCTACCAGATATTTTTCAAAATCCTTTACTTTTGGAGGTTTTTTTCCTTTTCCCTGTTCGATTATATGTCCTTCTTCTTTTAAATGAGATGATTGTGCCTCAACGCCTCCGGGATATTTTGGATTTAGCCTTCCATCAGATTTTAATGTTCGCCAATAAGGAGTAATGTCTTTCTTACCTTCTGTTTTTGCTTCTTCTGCTGCATGAGCTGCAATCCAGGCAAAGATTCCAGTAGTCATTGGGCAACCGATTGTGGCATTATGCTTTTTTGCAAGAGTTTTACGAATTTGGTTAATGGTGGTCAATTTTTCCTTTGGAACTTTTTTCATAACTTCATCCACTTCCATTGGTGCTGGAATGACAACTGTGCCTTCGCCCCATATTTTACTCATTTTTTCAGTAATTTTTTCAACTTTTGGCAGGTCTCTACTATCAGCTAATTTCTCCTGCCATGATTTGCGTTTTTTTGATTTTGTACTCATTTTTTACATCCCAATTTTATTAGTTCTGCTGAAAAATTTATTCCGAATATCCCTGCGTCCATGGGGACAGAAATGGTTTCAGTACTCCAAATTATTTTGTTTACAGTTCAACCCCATTAGATAGTAAACATCTAACGGGGTAGACCAATTCAACGGATTCAACCAGTTTAATAATGATACTTCTTACCTTTTATTATGGTCATTGCACGATAGATTTGTTCTAATAAGATTATTCTAATTATCTGATGTGTAAAGGTTAATTTTGAAAGTGAGATAATTTCATCACAATACTCTTTTACCTTATCAGATAAGCCGTGAGGTCCACCAACTATAAAATAAAGAGTCTTATTCTGTGATACCAAAAGTTTGTTCAGATGATTGGCAAATTCTATTGAAGTGAACTCATTCCCTTTTTCATCAAGAGCTATGGAAAATGAGTTGTCTGGAATTCTCTTAAGTATTATCTCTGCCTCAGCATTTTTGATTTTCTTAATTTCAACATGTTGACTAACTTTAATGGACGGGATTGTAACCAATTTTATTGAGAGGTAAGGCTGTAATCTTTTCAGATATTCTTGTTCGGCAAGATTGACAAATTCGTCCTTATTTTTACCGACCACTAAAATGTTAACCTTCATTCTTCACCACAAAGGCATGACCCTGCGGACACAAAAATATAATATTGTTTTCTTTTTTTATAGATAAGCAAGTTTTATGTGACTTTTTACTTCTAACTTCTAACCTCTAACTTGTAATTCCTAATTCGTTAGCTTGCGACCATCTTGCTTGTTTGAATATACTTTACCATTTTGTGGTATTCTTGGATATTATTTGCTCCAGCATAGGAAAAGGCAGAACGGATTCCATCTTCAATATTTTTTATAACATATTTAACTGGTCCCTTATAGTCAACAGTAATGCTTACACCCTCAATATTTTTTTCTTTTTTACCTCGTTCCAATTTTGATTCTAAACTTGCCGAGCCACGATATTGCTTATAAAGTCGATAGTTTGGGAAATTACCTTCTTTATGGATTGGACCTGGAGTTTCTTTACATCCAGCAAATAATGAACCAATCATAACGGAATCAGCTCCAACAGCTAATGCTTTTGCCACATCACCAGAGTTTTTGATTCCGCCATCGGCAATTACTGGAACATTATATTTTTTTGTTATTGAACAGACATCTTCAAGTGCAGTAACCTGTGGAACACCAAAGCCAGCATTTATACGAGTGGTGCACATAGAACCCGGTCCAATTCCAACTTTTACAGCGTCTACTCCATTCTTGCATAGAAATTCTGCAGCTTCAGCAGTTGCAATATTACCTGCGATTATATCAATATTATATTTTTTACATAGATTTATAGTGTCTGCCATTAACTTATGATGTCCGTGTGCAACATCAATACAGATTATATTTGCTCCAGCATCTACCAGTGCTTGCAGACGCTCTTTGTATTCCCGTGCAACACCTATTGAACCAGCACATATTTCATTTCCTGCTTTTTTTAATTTTCTAATTATCTCTACCTCTTTAGAAATTGTGCAAAAACGATGAACGATACCTAAGCCTCCAAATTCATAAAGTTTATCTGCCATATTAAATTCTGTAATAGTGTCCATATTAGCAGAAAGGACTGGAAGTTTTATTTTGAAATTTTTTGTGACCTTTGTGCTTAAATCAATATGTATTCTGGAAATAACTTCTGAATAATTTGGAATGAGTAAAATATCATCAAAGGATAAACCCAGTTTTGTCATTTTTTACCTTTCTTTAATTTACCACGAAAACACGAAGTTAAAAAAAATTGATTATGTATAAAAATATTATCTATTGTCTTTCAAAATAGATTAATAATTTTTGTGTTTTTCGTGCTTTCGTGGTCATAATTAATAAGCGCAGGTAATGCCCAATGCGATTGAATGCAATTTAGTTTCTGCATCATCTGCTCTTGATGTAATTAATATTGGTGCTTTTGCACCCATCACAACATGAGCAACGCGAAGATGAGCATAATATGTCAATGCCTTTCCAAAGATATTCCCAGCTTCAATATTTGGCATAATAAGAATATCAGCATTTCCTGCCACAGGTGAAACTACTCCTTTTATCTTTGCAGCTTCTTCTGAAATAGCATTATCAAGAGCAAAAGGTCCATCAACAATACATCCCTTTATCTGACCTCTTTTGCTCATTTGAGCAATGATAGCAGCGTCAATTGTTGGAGGCATCTTTGGGTTTGGAACCTCTACTGCACCGAGTAAAGCAACCTTTGGATTTGGATTTTCAAGATGATGAGCAACTTTAACAGCATTATTTATCAAAGCAATCTTTTCTTTAATTTCTGGATAAAGGACAATTCCACCATCTGTCATAAGTGTTAACCTATCTTTTGTTTCAAATATAAATACATCGCTTAGAAGATTTCCTGTTTGAAGTCCATTTTCTTTATCCAGAACACCTTTCATAAGTTGGGATGTGCTTGTGTTCCCTTTTAGGATTAAATCTGCCTTTTTTTTATGAATTGATTCAACTGCTTTTTGAACACATTTTACAGGGTCAGATTCGTCAATAATTTCAAAAGCATCAAGCATGGATTCCTCAATCATTTCAATATAGGATAAGATTTTTTTCTTATTTCCTATAAGAAGAAAATCAGCGATTCCTTCAACTTTGGCTAAAGTTGCTGCATATATGGCTGTTTTTGTATCCGCTCCAGGAATAACCACTTTTTTGGAAGGAAATTTTTTTACTTTTTCAAGTAGTTTATCAAAGTTTTTTATCATTTTGTACCTTCTCCAAATTATATTTTCAAAACTCTATTATTACCATTCTCCATACGGTCCCCCATAACACCCCATATCATTTCTACTTGCATCAACATCATTATAGGTGGAATCCGGATCTCCAGTATCAATACACGGTGAGTCACTTTGAAGGTATTGATAATAATTAAATAACGGATCTGCATCAATAGAATTTTCATAAACAAATTCATTGAAGTTTATGTTACCGAGTATCATCATTTGTCCTCCTCTCACATCACAGTATCTAAAATATACCTTTGCTTCTCTATCGTCAATGATATTAATCTCAGGGATGCATATAGTATTCCAAAATATTGTATTACGACACTCTAAAGTGCACTTCTCTTTACTATATAGCCCTGGACCAAAACTATTACCTCCAACTGTTACATTCAAGAAATTTACATCAGCATTTTTTAGGTATACAAAAGAACCCCAAGAAGTGCTATAAGGATATCCAGTATTGTAAGAAATAAGTACATTTTCTAAAGTAATCTCTGCATTAATAATGGCAATGCCTGCGCCATTATCAGCATTATTACTTGTAATGACTACATTGCGCAAGAAAGGGCTTGCATGATTAGTGCATAAAATTCCCCCGCCGTAAGTCTCCTCCTCAATAGAAGTTCCCTTAAAATCACGAATTGTTAAGCCCACTATTCCCTCTTTGAAATCATTTTCTGTGATATAACTGTTAAAAGTCACTCCACTCATTGTTGCATCATTCCCATCTATAATCGTTTGTCTTATAAATTCCGGATCATCTGTAACATAATATTTGGAACAAAGGATAATTCTCTTTCTGGGAAAGACAACATTGCTATGATAGGTTCCGGGTTCAAGAATTACTTTTTCATAATCGCTTGCTGCTTCAAAAGAGCTATCAATGGTTGGATAATCTGTTGGAACAAACAACCCAATAAAATGAAATCCTGTTGAATCTACCTGAGAGTAGTTGCTTTTGTAGTCTTCTAATCGTGCTTGCACACGGTAATAATATTTCATTTTATGTTCTAGGGCATAATCCTTGTACTTTGCAGTGTCTGCACCAACTGTTGCGATAACTAAAAAAGAATCTTCATGTTCTGTCTTTCTTTCGATATTGAAACAATCCTCAAACTGATTGTTATCAGCCCATATGACTTTGATGCATTCTCCGTTTGACACAACAGCTGATAAGTGAGAGGGCGGTGTTAATGTGTTTATACTACAATATTTTTCCTCCGTGGTTTTTTCTCCATTCATAATAAGACAATAGGTATAGTGAATTCCAGGGACAATCTTATTATCCATATATTCGGTTGCATTGCCTGGAAAATTTTGTTCAGATATGATGCTGTCTCCTGCTGTTTTTGTAAGTTCATAATTATTTATATTCTGACCCGAGCAACCCCATTTCAATTTAACTGAAGTTGAAGAAAGTACTTCAATATCAAAATAAGGACAGATTTCATAGAAATCACACTGGCAAAAAGATACTAAAAGCACTCCTATAGGAAGGCAATATAAAAGAAGAAATTTTTTCATACCATCTCGTTTTGCAGAATTAAAAAGCCCAGCCGAATTTTAGTAATTCAAAATTAAAAATAACCTCATTGTCATTATCGTACCACAAAAATTGTCCTATATATCTATCATTCTCTCCAAAAAAATATCTACCCAAATTAAGGCTGGTACCCCAATAAAATCCTTTACAAGAAAAAATTCTATATCCGATGCCTATTCCAATACCAAGTTTGTTTTCGCTGCTCATTTTAGAATTTACCGAATCATCATCCTTCCCATCACCCCAATAGTAATACTCATAACCGCGAATATTAGCATATCGGACAAAACCACTTATATAAAAACCATTTTGGGAGTGCCCCAGAAAGCGTCTGTAATGGCAGTCCAGTGTGAATTGGCGTAAATAATTTATTTCGTCATACCATTCAATTCCCCATTTATTCTCCGGATTAGAATAAAAGATTGGAAAAGCAATCTCTGCCTGCCTATCTATATTGAAGATAGAAAAACCTCCGCTCAGTGTATGATTCAATAAATTCGTATCGCTACCAAAAAAAATTAATCTGAAAATATTGAATTCAATTCCATACTTTTTATCAGCAAGTGGTTGATTTTTTACTGTTTTGTAAATTTTCTGTTGGAGTACATAAATTGAATCAACCTTTTCATTAGTGTTTAGATTACTATTTTCTTTATTTTGATTGTTTGTTTTAGCAAAGATAGGCGTTGTTATCAATGCTATTATGAATAGTGTTATAAGAAATTTTTTCATTTTTAACCTTCTAGATTTAATAGGATCTATATATAGATTATTTTAAATAATTAGCATAATGCTCTTTGACATTTTGAGCAATTTCATTAAGACGAATATCAATATTGATGCCAGTCTGCTGCAAGGTTTTCCAGACAACACCCATTGCCTCATCTTTGGAAAAGCCGATTGATTCAGCAAGTCGCATAAGCATATTCTTTTCTTTGCGAGTAAATTTTCCATCAGCAAGAGCAACTACTGTCAAAAAATGCATCGCATAGAATCTATCGTAATCAGTGCCTTTTTCTTTAAGATATTTTGCAGATTTTTTTAACTGTGCTTCCACTTTTTCTTTGTCATAAACAATCTCTTTCTCAGGGTCATCTGTGAAGACATCAGCTAAGATTTTTACAAGACTTTTAATCTCCTCTATATTTATTTCTTTATCAATTGCGATGACAGACACACCCCCAGCAGCAAGGAATTTCATCATTTGCTCTTTGGCCTTATTTCGTGGATAGAATTTTGTAAGCCCGATTAATTTATCAACCTCTTCTGAAAGTTTTTCTGGGGAAATTTTACCTTTTTTAGAGAATAGTTTTGAGTTATGAAATAATTCAAGGGCTTTAAGACGAACTGGAAGCATAGGATGTGTGGCTGAACTCAATTGAGAAAGATATTCGGATTTAGCAAGGTCTTGTAACTGTTTCATAAGTTCTGGAAGGTTAAAATTTAGATTCTTTTCTGTAAGTCCATATGAAACCTTAAGCAGACTTTGGACAGCTGTCGCATAATTTTTACAGGCAACTAATCCGACTCTATCACAACTAATTTCTGCTTTTTTCTGCCAGGTAAGGAATTTCTTTTCAGCAAGGATTGGTAGAAAAGTTATCTTTCTTTTACTTGGGTTGTATAAAAGCAAAAGCCGATTATGGTGAAACAGGATATGTCCAATTTCGTGCCCCAATACGAACAGGATTTCATTATCAGAAAAGTTTTCTAATAATCCTGAAGTGAAGACAATGCTTATGTTAGATTTCTGTTTGAAAGCAAAAGCATTGTAACTATTGTTGTTTACAGAAAAGAATTCAACATTTTCCTTAATGTCAAATATCGTTTTAACTTTTTCAATAATTTTATGAATTCTTGGAGATATAATAGATGTTAATCGGACAGAATTTGCGAGAAGTTCATCTCTAAAAGAAATATGCTCTTTCAGAATTTCTTCGTGAGAACTTATAATTTGTTTTACTTTATAGACTTCAT
This window contains:
- a CDS encoding sigma-54 dependent transcriptional regulator, with translation MKILLTFIGNNDCNIKEKPGAILSILKKLEFDKLYILYNHDRYLKPASEILLYCRKHFPNLKVHYQEAKSANPTDYNTVYPAMYKAVRAILKENENINPEYTISLTSGTPTMHACWIFLQQGGVIDAKLIQVSRETGISEVDFNLDDFPQIRNVNEIKVEMTKLARENVIFKKQLKLQHDEIVGECPDILKIKEQIQILAQYDIPVFISGESGTGKELVAEAIHYNSPRKEQAFIKVNCGAISPQLFESEFFGHKKGSFTGAIADKDGKFKLADKGTIFLDEIGDLPLDMQVKLLRVLDKGTIQPVGGSDEKVDVRVISATNKDIKKLVKEEKFREDLFYRIVRDHIHLPALRERGTDKILIAESYIKQLNQKYKLNKTLSQSATNLINSYEWQGNVRELFSVLESAYIHSENRILAKNMNLIELHKETSKIFIPDNGIDFDNEIPNGYYKAALKKTNGNATRAAKLLNIEPHTFRARLKKLQMKM
- the cdd gene encoding cytidine deaminase — its product is MDRKIIQELILSAKKVSQNSYSPYSNYKVGAALLTKSGKILTGTNIENASFPAGICAERVAIFKAISEGFKDFKALAIYAEGKHLPYPCGICRQVIAEFSKDLPIVIAKSEKEYMIKNISELLPSSFSFDK
- a CDS encoding MGMT family protein — its product is MSTKSKKRKSWQEKLADSRDLPKVEKITEKMSKIWGEGTVVIPAPMEVDEVMKKVPKEKLTTINQIRKTLAKKHNATIGCPMTTGIFAWIAAHAAEEAKTEGKKDITPYWRTLKSDGRLNPKYPGGVEAQSSHLKEEGHIIEQGKGKKPPKVKDFEKYLVEP
- a CDS encoding 23S rRNA (pseudouridine(1915)-N(3))-methyltransferase RlmH: MKVNILVVGKNKDEFVNLAEQEYLKRLQPYLSIKLVTIPSIKVSQHVEIKKIKNAEAEIILKRIPDNSFSIALDEKGNEFTSIEFANHLNKLLVSQNKTLYFIVGGPHGLSDKVKEYCDEIISLSKLTFTHQIIRIILLEQIYRAMTIIKGKKYHY
- a CDS encoding guanosine monophosphate reductase, with product MTKLGLSFDDILLIPNYSEVISRIHIDLSTKVTKNFKIKLPVLSANMDTITEFNMADKLYEFGGLGIVHRFCTISKEVEIIRKLKKAGNEICAGSIGVAREYKERLQALVDAGANIICIDVAHGHHKLMADTINLCKKYNIDIIAGNIATAEAAEFLCKNGVDAVKVGIGPGSMCTTRINAGFGVPQVTALEDVCSITKKYNVPVIADGGIKNSGDVAKALAVGADSVMIGSLFAGCKETPGPIHKEGNFPNYRLYKQYRGSASLESKLERGKKEKNIEGVSITVDYKGPVKYVIKNIEDGIRSAFSYAGANNIQEYHKMVKYIQTSKMVAS
- a CDS encoding phosphate acyltransferase, translated to MIKNFDKLLEKVKKFPSKKVVIPGADTKTAIYAATLAKVEGIADFLLIGNKKKILSYIEMIEESMLDAFEIIDESDPVKCVQKAVESIHKKKADLILKGNTSTSQLMKGVLDKENGLQTGNLLSDVFIFETKDRLTLMTDGGIVLYPEIKEKIALINNAVKVAHHLENPNPKVALLGAVEVPNPKMPPTIDAAIIAQMSKRGQIKGCIVDGPFALDNAISEEAAKIKGVVSPVAGNADILIMPNIEAGNIFGKALTYYAHLRVAHVVMGAKAPILITSRADDAETKLHSIALGITCAY
- a CDS encoding M48 family metallopeptidase encodes the protein MNINKIRYQGDLQDTKDLYEVYKVKQIISSHEEILKEHISFRDELLANSVRLTSIISPRIHKIIEKVKTIFDIKENVEFFSVNNNSYNAFAFKQKSNISIVFTSGLLENFSDNEILFVLGHEIGHILFHHNRLLLLYNPSKRKITFLPILAEKKFLTWQKKAEISCDRVGLVACKNYATAVQSLLKVSYGLTEKNLNFNLPELMKQLQDLAKSEYLSQLSSATHPMLPVRLKALELFHNSKLFSKKGKISPEKLSEEVDKLIGLTKFYPRNKAKEQMMKFLAAGGVSVIAIDKEINIEEIKSLVKILADVFTDDPEKEIVYDKEKVEAQLKKSAKYLKEKGTDYDRFYAMHFLTVVALADGKFTRKEKNMLMRLAESIGFSKDEAMGVVWKTLQQTGINIDIRLNEIAQNVKEHYANYLK